A window of Akkermansia muciniphila contains these coding sequences:
- a CDS encoding transglutaminase-like domain-containing protein: MTIILVLALAGGGVVYHRISVQREAEAAELAARKEAEAKAARARKAAELEAARRAAEERARAEAAEKARLEAERLAAEEAARKRQQKKPEEVKPVPAEPKEEPVVQEEDPRLEIFKKPVLLVSLKANNAANRKLFTDAFNLALETGRYDLYADFLRSNLERDAVKVIKFGKFDVSMYDQSPYLMRANELYQLISKVGAETIQEQLKESSPRYFYPWLFSDPSDPLRLFLRTMAREQTPKEQWGGILRKWAEFWMKTSAMPRSKYSSLALACAMLDPRIASSPSRLRASSSTNVSTTPLTLEQVFEYFVEMDEAHELLTDITKLSPSELLFVVDVRLPRSEMDWARKKVRLTRKGWGGAYSMIRYRMDRAALGKDPYTNYTFQEILDEGGICMDQAYFAVNTAKCNGIPSAYVTGDGNRGPHAWINLLTTDETWQSYGGYGYNTGHFSHPHNRKSKHESTLLQGMDKKVNGARLDSSLDYLSLADLFEEMQKPDCVRVMLEAATQATPGSPLGWERLIALMSRPESGTKLEEWDALVTMIKRKFRSRPDYLAMAARVEDEYIFPMRDASTNKRNVARDLKKLEKETDEGRSDLTSAAIKRQADILMENGDKAGVASLYRKSMKDYARRAEVFETLMGQYYRYFSQDQEAVLQLAKEAESSYNRYIRTKSDDYFKVKKEVAIQKKIAGYYEKGGNEKKAASLRKDAEKREKNSKKGIREEN; the protein is encoded by the coding sequence ATGACCATCATTCTGGTGCTGGCGCTTGCCGGCGGCGGTGTGGTTTACCACCGCATTTCAGTTCAACGGGAGGCGGAGGCCGCAGAACTGGCGGCAAGAAAGGAGGCGGAGGCGAAAGCGGCCCGCGCAAGGAAGGCCGCGGAGCTGGAGGCGGCGCGCAGGGCGGCGGAAGAACGGGCGCGTGCGGAGGCGGCTGAGAAAGCCCGGCTGGAAGCGGAACGCCTGGCTGCGGAAGAGGCCGCCAGAAAACGGCAGCAGAAGAAACCGGAGGAGGTGAAGCCTGTTCCTGCGGAACCGAAGGAAGAGCCCGTGGTCCAGGAGGAAGACCCCCGGCTGGAGATTTTCAAGAAGCCCGTTTTGCTGGTCAGCCTGAAAGCCAATAACGCCGCCAATAGAAAGCTGTTTACGGATGCCTTCAATCTGGCCCTGGAAACGGGACGCTACGACCTGTACGCTGATTTTCTGCGGTCCAATCTGGAACGTGACGCCGTGAAGGTCATTAAATTCGGCAAATTCGACGTGTCCATGTATGACCAAAGCCCGTATCTCATGCGCGCCAATGAACTGTACCAGCTCATCAGCAAAGTGGGGGCGGAAACCATTCAGGAGCAGCTCAAGGAGAGTTCCCCCAGGTATTTTTATCCGTGGCTTTTTTCAGATCCCTCCGATCCCCTGAGGCTGTTCCTGCGCACGATGGCGCGGGAACAGACTCCAAAGGAGCAGTGGGGAGGCATTCTGCGGAAGTGGGCGGAGTTCTGGATGAAGACCTCCGCCATGCCCCGGAGCAAGTATTCCTCGCTGGCGCTGGCCTGCGCCATGCTGGATCCCCGCATAGCCTCCAGCCCGTCCAGGCTGCGGGCTTCTTCCTCCACCAATGTTTCCACTACTCCCCTGACGCTGGAACAGGTGTTCGAGTACTTTGTGGAGATGGATGAAGCCCATGAACTTCTGACAGATATTACCAAATTAAGCCCTTCCGAGCTGCTCTTTGTGGTGGACGTGCGCCTGCCGAGGTCGGAAATGGACTGGGCGCGCAAAAAGGTGCGGCTTACCCGGAAGGGCTGGGGCGGAGCCTATTCCATGATCCGCTACCGGATGGACCGCGCCGCCCTGGGCAAGGACCCGTATACGAATTATACCTTCCAGGAGATTCTGGATGAAGGCGGCATCTGCATGGACCAGGCCTATTTTGCCGTGAATACCGCCAAGTGCAACGGCATTCCCTCCGCCTACGTTACCGGAGACGGCAACCGCGGCCCGCACGCCTGGATCAATCTGCTGACGACGGATGAAACCTGGCAGTCTTATGGCGGGTATGGGTACAATACGGGGCATTTCTCCCATCCGCACAACCGCAAATCAAAGCATGAATCCACCCTTCTGCAGGGCATGGACAAGAAGGTGAATGGAGCCCGGCTGGATAGCTCCCTGGATTATCTTTCCCTGGCGGACCTGTTTGAAGAGATGCAGAAGCCGGATTGCGTCCGGGTGATGCTGGAAGCCGCCACGCAGGCCACCCCCGGAAGCCCCCTGGGCTGGGAACGCCTGATTGCGCTGATGAGCCGCCCGGAAAGCGGCACGAAGCTGGAGGAATGGGATGCGCTGGTGACCATGATCAAGCGCAAGTTCCGCTCCCGTCCGGATTACCTGGCCATGGCCGCCCGCGTGGAGGATGAATACATTTTCCCCATGCGGGACGCCTCCACCAACAAGCGCAATGTGGCCCGTGACCTGAAAAAGCTGGAAAAGGAGACGGACGAGGGCCGCAGCGATCTGACTTCCGCCGCCATCAAGCGGCAGGCGGATATTCTGATGGAGAACGGGGACAAGGCCGGGGTGGCCTCCCTGTACCGGAAGTCCATGAAGGATTACGCGCGCCGCGCGGAAGTGTTTGAGACGCTGATGGGGCAATATTACCGGTACTTCTCCCAGGACCAGGAGGCGGTGCTTCAGTTGGCCAAGGAGGCGGAATCTTCCTACAACCGTTATATCCGGACCAAGTCGGACGACTATTTCAAGGTGAAGAAGGAGGTCGCCATCCAGAAGAAGATTGCCGGGTATTATGAGAAAGGCGGCAATGAAAAGAAGGCCGCCTCCCTGCGCAAGGATGCGGAGAAGAGGGAAAAGAACAGCAAGAAGGGCATCCGGGAAGAGAATTAG
- a CDS encoding gamma carbonic anhydrase family protein encodes MSREPYANFWPKVADTAFVADSADLIGDVTIGEHASIWYHTTLRADINKIVIGDYSNIQDNSCIHLADDFGCYVGNYVTVGHGVILHACTVQDNCLIGMGSIILDGAVIGEGSVVGAGALITKGTVIPPNSLVLGSPAKVVKDLGPESAANNRKWAEKYVKVATRYTERVINPGF; translated from the coding sequence ATGTCAAGAGAACCTTACGCGAACTTCTGGCCCAAAGTGGCGGATACCGCTTTTGTGGCGGACAGCGCCGACCTGATCGGAGATGTCACCATTGGAGAACACGCCAGCATCTGGTACCACACCACGCTGCGCGCGGACATCAACAAGATCGTTATTGGGGATTACTCCAATATCCAGGATAACAGCTGCATCCACCTGGCGGACGACTTCGGCTGCTATGTGGGTAATTACGTGACCGTGGGCCACGGAGTGATCCTGCATGCGTGCACCGTGCAGGATAATTGCCTGATCGGCATGGGTTCCATCATTCTGGACGGTGCGGTCATCGGTGAGGGGTCCGTGGTGGGCGCGGGTGCGTTAATCACCAAGGGCACCGTCATTCCCCCCAATTCCCTGGTGCTGGGTTCCCCTGCCAAGGTGGTGAAGGACCTGGGGCCGGAATCCGCGGCCAATAACCGCAAATGGGCTGAAAAATACGTGAAGGTGGCTACCCGCTACACGGAACGCGTCATCAATCCCGGTTTTTAA
- a CDS encoding SLC13 family permease: MLTTLLILGVSAVLFVQGKIRSDIVALCSLLCLIVFGILSPDQALSGFSNSIVVMMVGLFVVGGAIFRTGLAKMLGGRIMKLAGKSELRLLVLTMLVTAGIGAFVSNTGTVALMLPILVSLAADGGIQTSRLLMPMAFASSMGGMLTLIGTPPNLVINNQLQEAGMEGLGFFSFTPIGLICIVTGVLVLIPLSRKFLGHHDDKTEQEAKGKSLSQLIDEYQIINNLYRLRVVEDSALTENPLHDLHIPDRYHVNIVEVRRRHSSRHSFLQTVSQSMAGSDTRVARGDVIYVMGEFEDVDRFARECGAEMINRKTSEDTDSMLKSKLKFDEIGIAEMLLMRNSDLINMPVKSSGLRAKYGVNILAIQRDNHYIFHNLKDVKLQYGDTLLVQGTWADIARLSEKTFEWVVVGQPLAEASKVTLTHKAPLAAGIMLLMIAAMVFNWVPTVAAVLIAAVLMVLCGCLRNVEEAYRTINWESIVLIAAMLPMSVALEKTGTSEVISHGLVAGLGGFGPLALMAGVYFTASLLTMFISNTATAVLLAPIALQSAVSMGISPYPLLLAVSVGTSMCFASPFSTPPNALVMPAGKYTFMDYVKVGVPLQVIMGLVMVVVIPLFFPFAKS; this comes from the coding sequence ATGTTGACCACGCTGCTCATTCTGGGAGTATCCGCCGTTTTGTTCGTTCAGGGGAAAATCCGTTCGGATATTGTCGCGCTCTGTTCCCTGCTGTGCCTGATCGTATTCGGGATTTTAAGCCCGGACCAGGCGCTTTCCGGGTTTTCCAATTCCATCGTGGTCATGATGGTAGGGCTTTTTGTGGTGGGGGGAGCCATTTTCCGGACGGGGCTGGCGAAGATGCTGGGCGGCAGGATCATGAAGCTGGCCGGCAAGAGCGAGCTGCGCCTGCTGGTGCTGACCATGCTTGTCACGGCGGGTATCGGCGCGTTTGTCAGCAATACGGGAACGGTGGCGCTGATGCTGCCCATTCTGGTGAGCCTGGCCGCGGACGGCGGTATCCAGACCAGCCGCCTGCTCATGCCCATGGCGTTTGCCAGCAGCATGGGCGGCATGCTGACGCTGATCGGCACGCCCCCCAACCTGGTTATCAACAACCAGCTCCAGGAAGCGGGAATGGAAGGACTGGGCTTTTTTTCGTTCACCCCCATCGGCCTCATCTGCATCGTGACGGGCGTTCTGGTACTGATCCCTCTCAGCAGGAAGTTCCTGGGCCATCATGACGACAAGACGGAACAGGAGGCCAAGGGCAAGTCCCTCAGCCAGTTGATTGACGAGTACCAGATTATCAACAATCTTTACCGCCTCCGGGTGGTGGAGGATTCCGCCCTGACGGAGAACCCCCTGCATGACCTCCATATTCCGGACCGCTACCACGTGAACATTGTGGAAGTGCGCCGCAGGCATTCCAGCCGGCATTCCTTCCTGCAGACGGTCAGCCAGAGCATGGCGGGCTCAGACACGCGGGTGGCCAGGGGGGATGTCATTTACGTGATGGGGGAGTTTGAGGACGTGGACCGGTTTGCGCGGGAATGCGGGGCGGAGATGATCAACCGGAAGACGTCGGAAGATACGGACTCCATGCTGAAAAGCAAATTGAAGTTTGACGAGATAGGCATTGCGGAAATGCTGCTCATGCGCAACTCGGACCTCATCAACATGCCCGTGAAGTCTTCCGGACTGCGCGCCAAGTACGGGGTCAATATTCTGGCTATCCAGCGGGACAACCATTACATTTTCCACAATTTGAAGGACGTCAAGCTCCAGTACGGGGATACGCTGCTGGTTCAAGGGACCTGGGCGGATATTGCGCGCCTGAGTGAAAAGACCTTTGAATGGGTGGTGGTGGGGCAGCCTCTGGCGGAGGCGTCCAAGGTGACCCTGACGCACAAGGCCCCGCTGGCCGCTGGCATCATGCTGCTGATGATCGCCGCCATGGTATTTAACTGGGTGCCAACGGTGGCGGCGGTGCTGATTGCCGCCGTCCTCATGGTGCTGTGCGGCTGCCTGCGCAACGTGGAGGAAGCGTACCGGACCATCAACTGGGAAAGCATTGTGCTGATTGCCGCCATGCTTCCCATGTCCGTGGCGCTGGAGAAGACGGGCACCTCGGAGGTCATCTCCCACGGGCTGGTGGCCGGGCTGGGAGGCTTCGGCCCGCTGGCCCTGATGGCGGGCGTTTATTTCACGGCCTCCCTGCTGACCATGTTCATCAGCAATACGGCCACGGCGGTGCTGCTGGCTCCCATCGCCCTGCAATCCGCGGTAAGCATGGGCATTAGCCCTTATCCGCTGCTGCTGGCGGTTTCCGTGGGCACCAGCATGTGCTTTGCCTCCCCCTTCTCCACGCCGCCTAACGCGCTGGTCATGCCCGCCGGAAAGTACACGTTCATGGATTACGTGAAGGTGGGCGTGCCGCTCCAGGTGATCATGGGCCTGGTCATGGTGGTGGTGATCCCGCTGTTTTTTCCCTTCGCAAAGTCTTAG
- a CDS encoding tyrosine-protein phosphatase, with translation MNRNSIVLAALAASFSLACAETMTETPAPIEVKDAKNCYRLSPELYRSGQPGGDGFKALEKLGLKSVLNLREYHSDADEAEHTGLRLYRMKLAAGKVTREELMDCLLLISNAPKPILVHCWHGSDRTGIVCAAYRIVMQGWTPEKALEELMDERFGHHRSYYSNLAELVRTTDWKAFKEEFRKKRQAQGV, from the coding sequence ATGAACCGGAATTCCATCGTGCTCGCAGCCCTGGCGGCCTCGTTTTCCCTTGCCTGTGCAGAAACCATGACGGAAACCCCCGCTCCCATTGAGGTAAAAGACGCTAAAAACTGCTACCGCCTCAGCCCGGAGCTGTACCGGTCCGGGCAGCCCGGCGGCGACGGGTTCAAGGCCCTTGAAAAGCTGGGGCTCAAATCCGTCCTCAACTTGCGGGAATACCATAGCGACGCCGACGAGGCGGAACATACCGGACTGCGCCTGTACCGCATGAAACTGGCGGCCGGAAAAGTGACCCGGGAAGAACTCATGGATTGCCTGCTGCTCATCAGCAATGCTCCCAAGCCCATCCTGGTGCATTGCTGGCACGGGTCCGACCGCACCGGGATTGTCTGCGCCGCCTACCGCATTGTCATGCAGGGCTGGACGCCGGAAAAGGCGCTTGAAGAACTGATGGACGAACGCTTCGGGCACCATCGGTCCTACTACTCCAATCTCGCGGAACTGGTCAGAACCACGGACTGGAAGGCGTTCAAAGAAGAATTCCGGAAAAAACGGCAGGCTCAGGGCGTCTGA
- a CDS encoding nitroreductase family protein, with translation MNISHVFCPLLAAISGSILSGTALSDDIVLPPPDKKGGKPLMQVLNERHSTRSFTDKPIPVEVLSSLLWAAQGVNRNDPDYRTAPSSRNSNEIEIYVVLPEGAYLYKPETHQLQKVIQGDMRAATGTQEFVGTAPLNLVYVVDQSKQPGDFDAKRKLVTACTGVGFIGENVYLFCTSAGLGTVFRAMLDADYLQRRLQLPIFKKVLYAQSVGYPSNS, from the coding sequence ATGAATATTTCTCATGTTTTCTGCCCCCTGCTTGCCGCCATCTCGGGAAGCATTCTTTCCGGAACAGCCCTCAGCGATGACATCGTGCTGCCCCCGCCGGACAAAAAGGGAGGCAAACCCCTCATGCAGGTTCTGAATGAACGGCATTCCACCCGGTCCTTTACAGACAAGCCCATTCCGGTGGAAGTCCTGTCTTCCCTGCTCTGGGCGGCACAAGGCGTCAACCGGAATGATCCGGATTACCGCACGGCGCCGTCCTCCCGGAATTCCAATGAAATAGAAATCTACGTAGTTCTTCCGGAAGGAGCCTACCTTTACAAGCCGGAAACGCACCAATTGCAGAAAGTCATTCAGGGTGACATGAGGGCCGCAACGGGAACACAGGAATTCGTGGGCACTGCTCCCCTGAACCTGGTTTATGTGGTGGACCAGTCCAAACAGCCCGGAGACTTTGACGCGAAGAGAAAGCTGGTCACCGCCTGCACAGGCGTGGGATTCATTGGTGAAAACGTCTACCTCTTCTGCACCTCAGCGGGACTGGGCACCGTTTTCCGCGCCATGCTGGATGCAGACTACCTCCAGCGCCGTCTCCAGCTCCCCATTTTCAAAAAAGTCCTGTACGCCCAGAGCGTCGGCTATCCTTCCAATTCCTGA
- a CDS encoding bifunctional nuclease family protein yields MPDEKLITLEPYALLYTRAGAGVCLRDPLSGKVGVIFMELADGMALERILNGERPVRPDTSSLLGHFLSAMECRVRLVLINGRKDEIFYARVAVEAANEVMDKLVELDARPSDALMIAVRSGTGIKIVPAVWESMENILPQLEQLDSDSPDSRAPVYVGEP; encoded by the coding sequence ATGCCGGATGAAAAGCTGATCACCCTGGAACCGTACGCCCTGCTCTATACCCGGGCCGGGGCGGGGGTATGCCTGCGTGATCCGCTGTCCGGCAAGGTGGGCGTTATCTTCATGGAGCTGGCGGACGGCATGGCGCTGGAGCGCATCCTTAACGGGGAACGCCCGGTGCGGCCGGATACGTCCTCCCTGCTGGGACACTTCCTGTCCGCCATGGAATGCCGGGTGAGGCTGGTGCTCATTAACGGGCGCAAGGATGAAATTTTTTATGCGCGCGTGGCCGTGGAGGCCGCCAATGAAGTCATGGACAAGCTGGTGGAGCTGGACGCCCGCCCGTCGGACGCCCTGATGATTGCCGTCCGGTCCGGAACCGGGATCAAAATCGTTCCCGCCGTCTGGGAAAGCATGGAGAATATCCTGCCCCAGCTGGAGCAGCTGGATTCGGATTCCCCGGACAGCCGCGCTCCGGTGTATGTGGGAGAGCCGTAG
- the gpmA gene encoding 2,3-diphosphoglycerate-dependent phosphoglycerate mutase produces the protein MKTIVLLRHGESTWNRENRFTGWTDVDLTERGVEEAYHAGDLLKDKGLAFDQAYTSYLKRAVKTLNCVLDRLDQDWLPVAKSWRLNEKHYGMLQGLNKSETAKKYGDEQVLVWRRSYDVAPPPLAEDDPANPRWDPRYKGVPSGELPRTESLKEAIDRMMPYWEGTILPSLRTLDNILIVAHGNTLRGMIKYLKHVPNEQLLSLNLPTAIPCVFEFDDSMNLQKDYFLGDPDEVRKRMEAVASQGQAAKKP, from the coding sequence ATGAAAACAATTGTTCTTCTGCGCCATGGAGAAAGCACGTGGAACCGTGAAAACAGATTTACCGGATGGACGGATGTGGACCTGACGGAACGGGGGGTGGAGGAAGCGTACCACGCGGGCGACTTGTTAAAAGACAAGGGACTGGCCTTTGACCAGGCCTATACCTCCTATCTCAAGCGTGCCGTAAAGACGCTCAACTGCGTGCTGGACCGCCTGGACCAGGACTGGCTTCCCGTTGCCAAAAGCTGGCGGCTGAATGAAAAGCATTACGGCATGCTGCAGGGGTTGAATAAAAGTGAAACGGCCAAAAAATACGGAGACGAGCAGGTGCTGGTCTGGCGGCGCAGCTATGACGTGGCGCCGCCGCCCCTGGCGGAGGACGATCCCGCCAATCCCAGATGGGACCCCCGCTACAAGGGCGTACCCTCCGGAGAGCTTCCGCGGACGGAATCCCTGAAGGAAGCCATTGACCGCATGATGCCCTACTGGGAGGGAACCATCCTCCCCTCCCTCCGGACGCTGGACAATATCCTGATCGTGGCCCACGGCAACACCCTGCGCGGCATGATCAAGTACCTGAAACACGTGCCCAACGAACAGCTTCTTTCCCTGAACCTTCCCACCGCCATCCCCTGCGTGTTTGAATTTGACGACTCCATGAACCTCCAGAAAGACTACTTCCTGGGGGACCCGGACGAAGTCCGCAAACGCATGGAAGCCGTCGCCAGCCAGGGGCAGGCAGCCAAAAAACCATAA
- a CDS encoding glycosyltransferase family 10 domain-containing protein, which translates to MTDSPRPTRIKVIRKSTKASPDKTETLLWGNCLFCTDAAMTDYDWVLVYDEFPRHSVGTIKDETEPLLCPPDQTILITVEPPSIKIYSRAYTSQFGTVLTTHSSRDLPHPNHTLGRGCLEWLYIKPMQEILDQTEFPKTKMLSTICSAKQHTHTMHKMRYDLTRYLADHLPELDWFGHGIQEIENKTVAMDDYKYHLCVENHLEPHHWTEKLSDAFVAMTLPFYAGDPLATECFPPESFIPIPLDNPQKAFEIIRKAMDGGEYEKRLPAIREARRLVLEKYNMFAQTAAVIRNHRGTGTVRPGATLKGRHVLRKNPLNAIRELADTVAYKIRSRGKRGTGA; encoded by the coding sequence ATGACGGATTCCCCCCGCCCCACACGCATCAAGGTCATCAGAAAATCCACCAAGGCCTCCCCGGACAAAACGGAAACCCTGCTGTGGGGTAACTGCCTGTTCTGCACGGACGCCGCCATGACGGATTACGACTGGGTGCTGGTGTATGATGAATTTCCAAGGCATTCCGTAGGCACCATCAAGGATGAAACGGAGCCCCTGCTCTGCCCTCCGGACCAAACCATCCTGATCACGGTGGAACCTCCGTCCATCAAGATCTACAGCCGGGCGTACACCAGCCAGTTCGGCACCGTTCTTACCACCCACTCCTCCCGGGACCTGCCGCACCCCAACCACACCTTGGGCCGCGGCTGCCTGGAATGGCTGTACATCAAGCCCATGCAGGAGATCCTGGACCAGACGGAATTCCCGAAGACAAAAATGCTTTCCACCATCTGCTCCGCCAAGCAGCACACGCATACCATGCATAAAATGCGTTATGACCTCACACGCTACCTGGCGGACCATCTGCCGGAGCTGGACTGGTTCGGGCACGGCATTCAGGAAATAGAAAACAAAACCGTCGCCATGGATGACTACAAATACCATCTGTGCGTGGAAAACCACCTGGAGCCCCATCACTGGACGGAAAAGCTGTCTGACGCCTTTGTCGCCATGACCCTTCCCTTCTACGCAGGGGATCCGCTGGCAACGGAATGCTTTCCGCCGGAAAGCTTCATCCCCATCCCGCTGGACAACCCGCAGAAAGCCTTTGAAATCATCCGCAAGGCCATGGACGGCGGAGAATATGAAAAACGCCTCCCCGCCATCCGGGAGGCGCGCCGCCTGGTGCTGGAAAAATACAACATGTTCGCCCAGACGGCGGCGGTCATCCGCAACCACCGGGGAACCGGAACCGTCCGCCCCGGCGCCACGCTGAAGGGGCGCCATGTCCTGCGGAAAAACCCGCTCAACGCCATCCGGGAGCTGGCGGACACCGTGGCCTATAAAATCAGGTCGCGCGGCAAGCGCGGCACCGGAGCGTAA
- a CDS encoding beta-galactosidase gives MMKQYGFRCAAALMAAGVGALAWAGPEAVQNVQKPAPSGGAPAVFKFGGEGNQEFMLNGKPFQIRGAEMHPQRIPREYWRHRIRTARAMGLNTIAFYVFWNDHEQPDGSFDFKTGNRDLGEFLKICQEEGMWVLFRPGPYVCGEWDMGGLPHYLLKDPKAKLRTTEDAKFMKAQTRYLEAVARVAEPFLVKNGGPILMTQLENEYGSYQRKDRKYMEWLKAFWTKKGFGPFYTSDGAGEHYLKGVVLPGVAVGLDPGLNDGHWNVANKCNPGVPVFSSETYPGWLRHWGEGNWAPTPEIVNHVRWFMDKGRSFSLFVFHGGTNFGFTAGANNGGPGKYQPDVTSYDYGSPVDEQGRMNEYYARMREIILEKLPADAAVPEPPADIPAMEIPEFTPAVHAGLWENLPKPFRSKFPQPPYFEQWNQNQGMAIYSTAVPAGPAEKLELSNVNDYAQVYLDGELVGTLDRRLGQKSVELPERKKSATLEILVEAMGHINFHISMESDRKGLHGDVKLGKRELKNWTVRALPLKASSIARAPKGKGPSAKREGAHFRAVVNIEEPQDTFLDMSRYAKGYVWVNGINVGRYWNVGPQLRLYVPAPFLKKGENVIDILDLHEKEPKPIRGMKERNKEPGKIDTKNLDNQW, from the coding sequence ATGATGAAGCAATATGGGTTCAGGTGTGCTGCCGCCCTGATGGCCGCCGGAGTGGGAGCGCTGGCCTGGGCCGGTCCCGAGGCTGTCCAGAATGTGCAGAAACCCGCTCCTTCCGGGGGAGCTCCCGCCGTGTTCAAGTTCGGCGGGGAAGGAAACCAGGAATTCATGCTGAACGGTAAGCCGTTCCAGATCCGCGGCGCGGAGATGCACCCCCAGCGCATTCCCAGGGAATACTGGAGGCACCGCATCCGGACCGCGCGGGCCATGGGGCTGAACACCATTGCGTTTTACGTGTTCTGGAATGACCATGAGCAGCCGGACGGCAGCTTTGATTTCAAGACGGGCAACCGTGATCTGGGTGAGTTTCTCAAGATTTGCCAGGAGGAGGGCATGTGGGTTTTGTTCCGTCCCGGCCCCTATGTGTGCGGGGAGTGGGATATGGGAGGCCTGCCCCATTATCTGCTGAAGGATCCCAAAGCCAAGTTGAGAACCACGGAAGACGCCAAATTCATGAAGGCGCAAACGCGTTACCTGGAGGCGGTGGCGCGTGTGGCGGAGCCGTTTTTAGTGAAGAACGGAGGTCCCATCCTGATGACCCAGCTTGAAAACGAGTACGGCAGCTACCAGCGGAAGGACCGCAAGTACATGGAATGGCTGAAGGCGTTCTGGACTAAAAAAGGGTTCGGCCCCTTTTATACGTCCGACGGCGCGGGAGAACATTACCTGAAGGGCGTTGTGCTGCCCGGCGTGGCCGTGGGGCTGGACCCGGGCCTGAACGACGGCCACTGGAACGTGGCCAACAAGTGCAATCCGGGCGTTCCCGTCTTTTCCTCGGAAACGTATCCGGGCTGGCTGCGGCACTGGGGGGAGGGGAACTGGGCGCCCACTCCGGAAATTGTCAACCACGTCCGCTGGTTTATGGACAAGGGGCGTTCCTTCAGCCTGTTCGTGTTTCACGGAGGCACCAACTTCGGTTTCACGGCGGGGGCCAACAACGGTGGACCGGGGAAGTACCAGCCGGACGTTACAAGCTACGATTACGGTTCCCCCGTGGATGAGCAGGGCCGGATGAATGAGTATTATGCCCGGATGAGGGAAATTATTCTGGAAAAACTGCCTGCGGATGCCGCCGTGCCTGAACCCCCCGCGGATATTCCGGCCATGGAGATTCCGGAGTTCACGCCCGCGGTGCATGCCGGGCTCTGGGAGAACCTGCCCAAACCTTTCCGGTCCAAATTCCCGCAGCCTCCCTATTTTGAGCAGTGGAACCAGAACCAGGGGATGGCTATTTACAGCACTGCGGTTCCCGCTGGTCCGGCTGAGAAGCTGGAATTGAGCAACGTGAATGACTATGCCCAGGTGTACCTGGATGGGGAGCTGGTCGGCACGCTGGACCGCCGTCTGGGACAAAAGAGCGTGGAACTGCCGGAACGCAAAAAATCCGCAACGCTGGAAATCCTGGTGGAGGCCATGGGCCATATCAATTTCCACATCAGCATGGAGAGCGACCGCAAGGGGCTGCACGGAGATGTGAAGCTGGGAAAACGTGAGCTGAAGAACTGGACGGTGAGGGCGCTTCCCCTGAAAGCCTCCTCCATTGCCCGGGCCCCCAAGGGGAAAGGCCCTTCCGCAAAGCGGGAAGGCGCGCATTTCCGGGCCGTGGTGAATATAGAAGAGCCGCAGGATACATTCCTGGACATGTCCCGCTATGCCAAGGGATATGTGTGGGTGAACGGCATTAACGTGGGGCGGTACTGGAACGTAGGCCCCCAGTTAAGGCTGTATGTTCCGGCTCCCTTCCTGAAAAAGGGAGAAAACGTAATCGATATTCTGGACCTTCATGAGAAGGAGCCCAAGCCCATTCGCGGCATGAAGGAGCGCAACAAGGAGCCTGGAAAGATAGATACCAAAAACCTGGACAACCAGTGGTAA